TTATAAGTTCTTCCCCCTGCTGCCAGGGCTAAAAGCTGATGCCCTAAACAGATTCCTAAAACCGGCAGCTTATTATACAGCTCCCGTACTGTCCCTACTCCTTCCGGCAGTTCCTCAGGATCTCCCGGACCATTGCTCACAACCAAGCCTCTGGGCCGCTGTCTGAGAATTTCTTCCGCAGAAGACCTGGCCGGGAAGACCATAATCCGAAAACCTTGTTTTTGCAGGCTGCGAATAATATTGCGTTTAACTCCGAAATCCAATACCGCAATTAAGGGACCGGATCCGGGAATTTCGTAGACTTCTTTGACAGTAGACCGGTACACCCAATGTTCGCTGTTAGTCACGCATCTCTTCTCAGGGTTGGCCCAGTACTCCTGCCCGGCCTCCTTGGTTTTGACCAGTACCCCGGGCAAGGTCCCAAATTGCCGCAAATATCTCGTCAAAGCCCTTGTATCAGCACCCTTTAACCCCCGCACACCATGCTGAAGGCAGTAATCTTCCAGAGATCCCTCACAGTGCAGACTGCCCTCGCCCTGAGAAAGCTCCCTGACAATCAGACCCTGCAAGCGAGTTTTAGCTGCTTCATTTTCCTCGTGATGCCAGCCATAGTTGCCAATCAGAGGCTGAGTAAGTACCAGTATTTGCCCGGCATAGGACAAATCGGTGACCATTTCTTGATAACCGCTCATGGACGTATTGAAGACAACCTCCTGTTCTTCAACCCGGTCAGAGCTCCACTCTCCAAACTCTTCTCCCTCAAAGACTTTCCCATCTTTAAAAACAAGATAAGCCACCTTCCCACACTCCCCTCTCCCGAAATTCTGCTTTCCATAATCCTTAATTGAATTACACTTATCTGAATGCTTCATCATCTATCTCTAATCTAATGTATTCTTTTTCCAATGTTTCTAAGAAACCCTTCTAAATAACGGTTCGGTCCCTCTGAACAAGCCGCCCCTCAACCCAAACCATGACAGGAAATCCTTCCATGGTCTTGCCCAGAAACGGTGTATTGCGCGCTTTGGAAGCCAGCTTGGCGGGCTCAATCACTTCCGAAAAATCCGGATCAAAGAGCACCATATCTGCCACTGCTCCAGGTTTCAGAGTTCCTCCCTGCTGTCCAAATCTCCTGGCTGGAGATAAGCTCCAAGCTTCAATCACTCGATCTAAGGAGAGTCTCCCCGGAAGAACCAAATACTGCCACACCGCACTTAAAGCTGTCTCCAGAGCGTTTATCCCAAAAGGAGCCTCAGCAAAAGGACGGGCTTTTTCCGCCTGAGTGTGGGGGGCATGATCCGTGGCAATCATATCGATGATTCCATCACGAAGTCCCTCAATAAGCGCTTCCCGGTCGGCCTGGGAGCCGAGGGGAGGGTTGACTTTAAGAGCCGTATCAGTAATCCCAATCTCTTCATCGCAGAAGATCAAGTGGTGAGGGTTGACTTCTGCCGTGACATCCACCCCCTTGGCTTTAGCCCTGCGAATCAACTCCACACTTTCAGCCGAAGAAATATGAGCCAGATGCAGCTTGCCGCCGGTTTCTTCCGCCAAGATCAAATCCCTGGCTACAATCACACTTTCGGCGCTGGCGGGAATTCCCTTCAGTCCCATCCTGCCTGAAGCGACACCCCGGCGCATGAGACCTTCTCCGGCCAGATTTTTATCCTCGCAATGACTGATAATAGGGAATCCGGTTATTTTGGCATATTCTAAGGCCAGCCGCATCACTTCTGCATTTTGAATATTCTTGCCGTCATCAGAAAAAGCTGCCGCTCCCCCTGCTTTCATATCCGCCATCTCAACCAGTTCACTGCCCTGCATACCCTTGGTCACTGTACCGATAGGCAGAATATGAGCATAGCCGGCGCGTTCACCCTGCCTGCGTACGAACTCAACCAAAGCTCGGTTGTCAATGGGGGGCAGGGTATTAGCCATGGCTAAAATTGTAGTGAATCCTCCCCGTACAGCAGCCCTTGACCCGCTGAGAATATCCTCTTTATCCTCTTGGCCCGGTTCGCGCAGGTGAGTGTGTACATCGATAAGTCCCGGAAAAGCAAACTTCCCTTTGCCGTCAATCTCTTCCACAGCTTCACCCTGGGCTTTTGACAATACTTCTTCTTCGGTCATTGAAGCTGAAACGTCCAACACTATGCCGTCTTTGATAAGCACATGCCGGGGAGCAGATATCTTCTGACTGGGATCAATAACCCATACATCTTTAAGCCACCACATTGCTTGACCCTCCTACCAGTAAATAAATTAGCGCCATCCGAATGGCTACGCCGTTGGTAACTTGGCGCTCGATTAAGGCATCTACACCATCAGCCACATCGTCAGCGATCTCCACGCCTCTATTCATTGGCCCGGGATGCAGCACAATACTCTGCTTGCCGGTTTTCTTAAGGCGTTCTGTTGTCAACCCATAGAGTTGACTATACTCTCGCAAACTGGGAAATAATCCGCTTTTCTGTCGTTCCAGCTGAAGCCTGAGAGCCATGACAATATCAGCTCCCGGCAAAACACTGTCCAAATCATAGGTCATCTTTACTCCCAGCCCTTTCAGTTCCTCAGGCACCAGGGTAGGAGGACCGGCAAAGGTT
This Desulfosporosinus orientis DSM 765 DNA region includes the following protein-coding sequences:
- the carA gene encoding glutamine-hydrolyzing carbamoyl-phosphate synthase small subunit — translated: MAYLVFKDGKVFEGEEFGEWSSDRVEEQEVVFNTSMSGYQEMVTDLSYAGQILVLTQPLIGNYGWHHEENEAAKTRLQGLIVRELSQGEGSLHCEGSLEDYCLQHGVRGLKGADTRALTRYLRQFGTLPGVLVKTKEAGQEYWANPEKRCVTNSEHWVYRSTVKEVYEIPGSGPLIAVLDFGVKRNIIRSLQKQGFRIMVFPARSSAEEILRQRPRGLVVSNGPGDPEELPEGVGTVRELYNKLPVLGICLGHQLLALAAGGRTYKLPYGHRGGNHPVIDIRSGKATMTSQNHGYAVEEASLAGSGFEVTLKNLNDGTVEGMEHQIYPILSVQFHPEGAPGPEENAEIFQRFKAMVLDTSSQKGRE
- a CDS encoding dihydroorotase, with product MWWLKDVWVIDPSQKISAPRHVLIKDGIVLDVSASMTEEEVLSKAQGEAVEEIDGKGKFAFPGLIDVHTHLREPGQEDKEDILSGSRAAVRGGFTTILAMANTLPPIDNRALVEFVRRQGERAGYAHILPIGTVTKGMQGSELVEMADMKAGGAAAFSDDGKNIQNAEVMRLALEYAKITGFPIISHCEDKNLAGEGLMRRGVASGRMGLKGIPASAESVIVARDLILAEETGGKLHLAHISSAESVELIRRAKAKGVDVTAEVNPHHLIFCDEEIGITDTALKVNPPLGSQADREALIEGLRDGIIDMIATDHAPHTQAEKARPFAEAPFGINALETALSAVWQYLVLPGRLSLDRVIEAWSLSPARRFGQQGGTLKPGAVADMVLFDPDFSEVIEPAKLASKARNTPFLGKTMEGFPVMVWVEGRLVQRDRTVI